The following is a genomic window from Dehalogenimonas sp. 4OHTPN.
AGACCGAAAAGGCGTTGAACGCCTTAGGCATCCGGACGCTTGGGGAACTGGCTAAAATGCCGCCCGATTGCCTTGCCGGCCGCTTCGGCGCCTACGGGGCGATGCTCAAGCTCCATGCCCAGGGGATAGACCGCAGCCGCGTCCAACCCCCGGCCGAAGCCAGGTCCATTTCGGCCGAGCGTACCTTCGACGCCGATTCCCGCGACCGGCAGCTCCTGGAAGCCACCCTCCGCTATCTCTCGGAGCAAACCGGGGCGCGCCTGCGGCGCTACGGCCAGAAGGCTTCAGTAGTCCACATCCGGGTCCGATGGGCTGATTTCTCGGTTATCACCCGCCAACGGACGCTCGGATTCGGCACCGACTCAAACGAGGTTATTTTCGGGGAGGCGCTCAATCTGCTGGGCGCGGCGCTGGCCGGGAGTCGCCAACCGGTGAGGCTATTAGGCGTCGGCCTGGCTAAGCTGTCCGGCGGCGAAGGCCAAATGCCGCTCGACGATGGCGGCGCGGCGCGCCTGTCGTCTATCGACCGCGCCCTGGACCGAATTCGGAAGAAGTACGGTTTCGGGGCTATCCAGACAGGGCGGACGCTGGCTTTAGGGCGCCGCGCTGAACCGCCCGCGGCCGGCGATTCCTGAACCGGTTTCTTTCCGCCGCTTCCCCCACGTTTTACCCATTGAAAGCCTAGTACTTATGTGCTATGATAGGCGCGGCTCAAGGATCCCGGTGCCGATCTGCGGCAGCCGGTCGGCTGAGTTCACTTACTGACATTGAGTTAGAACATATGCTACAATGAAAGGCAGAACATGGCGAACATTGACTTAGAGAAGCAAAGAGCACTGGAAGCAGCCGTTGGGCTGATCGAGAAGCAGTTCGGCAAGGGCGCTATCATGAAGCTGTCGGAGGCGGCTTCCACCGTGGCGGTGGAAGTCATCCCCACCGGCTCGCTGTCGCTGGACCTGGCCCTGGGCGTGGGGGGCATTCCCCGCGGCCGGGTGACCGAAATCTTCGGTCCCGAAGGGTCGGGCAAGACGACTCTGGCGCAGCACATCATCGCCCAGTGTCAGAGGCAGGGCGGCAAGGCTTTCTACATCGACGTGGAGCATGCCTTCGACCCCAAGTACGCCAAGACCTGCGGCATCAATCTTGACGAACTCTACATCGCCCAGCCCGACACCGGGGAAGAAGCCCTCGATATCTGCGAAAAGCTGGTCCGCTCCGGCGGCGCCGACCTGGTGGTCATCGATTCGGTGGCCGCCCTGGTACCCAAAGCCGAACTTGAAGGCGATATGGGTGATTCCCACGTCGGCCTGCAGGCCCGGCTGATGAGCCAGGCCCTCAGGAAACTGACCGCCTCAATCGGCAACACCGGAACCGCGGTGATCTTTATCAACCAGCTTCGGGAAAAGGTGGGCATCGTCTTCGGAAATCCGGAAGTCACTCCCGGCGGCCGGGCGCTCAAGTTCTACTCCTCGGTAAGACTGGATGTGCGGCGGGTGGAGACACTGAAGTCCGGCAACTCCGCCATCGGCACCCACGTCAAGGTCAAGGTGGTCAAGAACAAAGTAGCGCCGCCGTTCAGGAGCGCCGAATTCGACATCCTGTTCGATTCCGGCATCTCCCGCGAGGGCAATCTCATCGACCTCGGCGTCGAATCCGGGGTCATTAAAAAATCCGGCGCTTTCTTCTCTTATGGTGATGTTCGCCTGGGGCAGGGACGGGAGGCGGTCAGGACGTTCCTGGCCGCGCACCCGGAGACGGCTGATGCCGTCGAATCGGATGTCCGCGCCGCGGCGAGCGCCAATGCTAGCTTTATCGACACCGAGTAATCTTCTTGAGATTAACTTCGGCGCCGGCAAGCCCCTTGGGCCGCATCGGGCGTGGGCAGTTGTCCCGCCCGATGCGTCTTTTGAAAGGGGTTCAGGGTGCCAGATTTCCGGCGCGCCGGTAAAATCGTCCGGGCTGAGGCTGAAAGCGCCGCCAGCCCTGGGCTGTCTCCGGCGGAAGCCTGCTACCAGGCGGCTTTGAAGCTTTTAGCGTACCGCGCCCGCAGCGAGGCCGAGATGCGCCAGCGCTTGAGCCGCCGCGGCTTCAGCGAAACGGAAATTGAAGCCGTTATGAACCGCCTCAAAGCCGCCGGCCTGGTTGACGACGGCGCCTTTGCCCGCGCCTGGAGCGAACACCGCGCTTCTGGCAGCCCGCGTTCGGCGTATATGGTAAAGCGGGAATTGCTGTCCCGGGGCGTCGATCCGGAGACCGCCGGGAACGCCCTGGCGGATGCCGATGACGCCGGGGCCGCCTATCGGGCGGCACTGCCGCGGTTGTCCCGCTTGAAAGCGCTCCCGGCTAATGAAGGCCGGCGGAAACTGGCGGATTTCCTGCGGCGGCGCGGCTTCGGCTGGGCGGTCATCGAAACGACGCTGTCCCGGCTTGAAGAAGAAGGCCTGACAAGCAGGGTTGACACTATTTGAAGCAGACTTTAGTATTAGCCGTTGTCCCCCAGGCGACGGCTGCCGACCAAAATCACGAATCGGGGGTTAAGATATGAATGAGTTCGCCAATCCACTGACGGTACTATTCGCCTTCCTTATCGGCACGGCCGCCGGTTCCGTTTTCATCTATCTGTCCCGGCAGCTGGTCTACAGCCGCAAGCTGAGAGTCGCCCAGCGCAAGGCGGCGCATACCGTCGCCGAAGCCCAGACCGAGGCTAAAAGCATTGTCCAGTCAGCCCGGGAAGAGGCCGAAAAAATGCGCATGGCCAACGAGAACGAGCTCCGCGAGCGGCGCACCGAACTGGCCAAGCAGGAAAATCGGGTCACCCAGAAAGTGGAAACACTGGAGCGCAAGCTGGAAAACCTGGATACCCGGGAGCGCGACCTGTTGAAGAAAGAGAAGTCCATCGACGAGGAAATGGAGAAGGTCGAGGCTTTGCGCGGCCAGGAGCAGCTCAAGCTGGAAGAGGTGGCCGGCCTGACCACCCAGCAGGCCAAAGACCAGCTCATCGAAATGGTCGAATCCGAAATGCAGGTTGAGACCGCCCGCCGCATCCGGCAATGGGAGCAGCGAATTAAGGAAGAAGCCGACGAAAAAGCCCGCAACATCATTATCCACGCCATCCAGCGCACCGCCTCAGACATCGTCGCCGAGACAACGGTTTCGGTGGTGCCCATCCCCTCGGACGAGATGAAAGGACGCCTGATCGGGCGCGAGGGGCGCAACATCCGCGCCCTGGAGCAGGCCACCGGCGTCGACCTCATCATCGACGATACGCCGGAAGCGGTAACCATCTCCAGCTTCGACCCGGTGCGTCGGGAAATCGCCCGGCTGGTGCTTTCCAAATTGGTCCTGGACGGGCGCATCCACCCGGCGCGCATCGAGGAAGTGGTGGCTAAAGCCAAAGAAGAGGTTGACGCCGCCATCCAGTCGGCCGGCGAACAGGCGGCCTATGCCGCCGGCGTCCACGGCTTACGGCCGGAGCTGATCAAAATCATGGGCCGCCTGAAGTACCGCACCAGCTACGGGCAGAACGTGCTGCAGCATTCCGTCGAAGTCGCTCAGCTGGCCGGAATGATGGCTGCCGACCTGGGCATCAACGTCAACGTCGCCCGCCGCGCCGGCTTCCTGCATGATATCGGCAAGGCCGTTGACCGCGAAGTCGAAGGCACCCACGCCGCCATCGGCGCCGATCTGGTCAAGCAGTGGGACAAGAACCCGGACGTGGTAAGGGGCGTCGCCGAGCACCATTTCGACCAGACGGAGACCTCCATCTGGGGCTTCCTGGTATCCGCCGCCGACGCCATCTCAAGCGCCCGGCCCGGCGCCCGCCGCGAATCGCTGGAAAATTACATTAAACGCCTGAAGGCGCTCGAAGAGATCGCCAACAGCTTCAAGGGCGTCGACCGCTCCTATGCCATCCAGGCCGGCCGCGAGGTCAGGATCCTGGTCAAGCCCGAGGAGGTGGACGACCTGGGCTCGATGCGTCTGGCCCGAGACATAGTGAAGAAGATCGAAGAAGGGCTGGAATACCCCGGCCAGATCAAGGTCACCGTACTCCGCGAAACCCGGGCGACGGACTACGCCAGATAGAGCGAAATCCGAGACAGAGGCGGTTTTCAAAGGAGGGGCGAAAGCCCCTCCTTTTTTATGGCCTGAATTGGTGGCAGGTCGCCCCTACTTCTTGCCCTTCTTCTCCATGTCCAGCAGCTTCTGTTTGGTCTCGACGCCGCCGGTGAAGCCGCCCAGCCCGCCGCCCTTGGCGACGACCCGGTGGCAGGGGATGAGGATAGGCAGCGGGTTGGCTCCCAGCGCCTGGCCGACGGCGCGGGCGGCGCCCGGTTTGCCGATCTCCTCGGCCAGTTCGCCGTAGCTCCTTGTCTCGCCGAAGGGGATGCGGCAGGCGGCATGGTAGACCTGCTGCTGGAACTCGGTGGCTCCGGTCAGGTCCAGGCCTTCCTTGAACACCACCGGTTCGCCCATGAAGAAATGCTTCAGCCGGTCAGCCAGGCCGGCGCCGCCGGATTCAAGCGTCAGGTCCTTTTCCTCGACGCCCAGTTCAGCTAGAGCCGCCTGGCGGTCGTTGGCCGGCAGTGTCAGCCGCTTGACGCCTTTTTCAGAGACCTCGATGCCGACCCAGCCGGCGCCGGTCTCGACCAGGCCGTATTTGCGATGGTGTGAGGATGGTTTCATCAGATTCTCCCGCGATCGCCCGGTCAGCCGGTTTCGATCTCAATCAGTTTCAGGCCGCCTTCTTCGCGTCGGAGCAGCAGGCTGACGCCGCCGCCGGGATTGCGGAACAGCAGGAAGTCGTCTTTGGTATCGTTGATGCTGTCAATGGCTCGAGCGACGGTCATCGGCTCCGGCCTGACGCGCTCGGCGTCAACGGCGACGCCGCTTGCGGCGGGCGGCGGCTGCGGCCTGGTGCCGGGGTGCCCGGCCGGGGCGAAGCGCTGGCTCTCCCGGTCGAAGCCCTGGTTCTTATTCTTGAAATCCTGGGCCTGGCGCTCCATGACACCTACCAGCTGATCAACGGCGGTGATCAGGTTGGCGGCCCGGCATTCCGAGGTCATGACCGGCCCCAGCACATCCAGAAAGCCGCGGGCGACAAAGCGGTCTTTAGCCGCTTTGGTGGATTCTTCAAACAGGTCAAGGCGCAGCTCCCGCGCCTGCGGCAGGTGCCGGCCGATCTTGCTGAACTTGCGCTCGATCTGCTTTCGGGCAGCCTCATCAAGGGTCAGATTCTTGGCGGTGATGATCGTTTCCATAGGCGTCACCTCGAACCTTTCGTTAAATTTCCCGGGCCAGGGTCAATGCCCTCACCTCGGCGGCACCGGCGGCGGCGGCAGCCGCGGCGCAGGCGGAGAGGGTCGCACCCGAAGTCGCCACGTCGTCAATCAGGATGACACGGCGGCCTTTGAGCGTATTATAACACCGGAAGGCGCCAACCACCGCACCGCGGCGCTCTTCAACGGAGGCGCTGTCAGCCTGCGGCGGCGTGGGGCGGATCTTCTTTAAAGCGTCGACAAACACCGGCAGGCCGGTCAGGCGGTGGACGGCCAAGGCCAGCAGCTCGGACTGGTTGTAGCCGCGCTCCCGGAGGCGAGACCGGTGCAGCGGCACCGGCACCAGGGCGTCGCCGGTTATTGAATTGGACTTGAGGAAATCAGCCATGAAGGCGCCGAGCACTCCGGTGATGTCCCGGAGGTTGTTGTACTTGAGCTGGTGAACCGCTTTTTTCAGCGGTCCTTCGAACCGGAAGACCGACCGCAGTTCCCGAAGTTCGGGGGCCAGCAGGTCACAGTCAGGGTGATGGTCCAGGCTCTTGCCGCAGGCGGGGCAGAAGGGCGGCGCCTGGAAAGGCAGCGTCTCCCGGCAGCGGGCGCAAAAATAGGCGCCTTCCCGGCCGCAGCCTAGGCAGTAGCGCGGGAAGAACACGTCCAGCAGCCGGTCGCGGCTGCCCAGAAGACGGCCGAACATCGGAGGTCCGGTTAAAAGTTGGCCGGATTGCGCTGGCGGTGGTTGTTGACGCCGCTGCCGATGGGTTCGTTGATATAGACGTCGCCGTTGCGGATCTTTAAGTTGTAGCCGCATTCGGGATTGGTGCAGACCCAAGCCTTGTAATGGATCGGGGCGCCCTGGTTGCCGAAGTCCGACAGGGGCACCAGGTCACCGGTTTTGCATGCCTGGCATTTGGGGAAAGTCGAACCGTCCACAGAAGCTACCTCCCAACCATAAACCTTAACGGTGAAGAAGTATAACCCAACCTCGGCGCCATATCAAGCAAAATCGGCAATAAAGTCTGAAGAATGGCAGAAAAAAAGAAGCCCTCCGGGCGGGAGGGCTTCGTGACTGGCTCGAAGGGACTAGGAGAACGGCTTAAGCGTCTCGATGATGATGTCCGAGGATTCCTCGAAGTCCATCAGCGGCTTGACCTGCCATTGGGTCATCGGAGCCAGGGGAAAGGTCAGCATAAGGCGCATCAGGTCAGCATGACTTGCCGCGTTCATGATGAACATACCGCCGCCGTCGGAGAAGCTGAAGGCGGCTTCCAGAACGCCGTCATCCTGGTGGCGTTTGACCCAGGCTTTGGCGGCGCGGAGATAATTGACCTGATCCGAGTGGCCGGCGCCGGGGATGACCTGGTGGCCGGTGACGAGATATTTCATGGGCGCCTCCTCCTCAGGACTTCGCTACTTTGAGTTCCAGCCGATAGTCGCCCTGTTTAAGTTCAACCGTCGAAACGGGGTAAGGCGTCAGCCTGAAC
Proteins encoded in this region:
- the dinB gene encoding DNA polymerase IV, which translates into the protein MAQPPVETPRRIMHVDLDAFFVSVEQVFDPSLRGKPVAVGGVPGKGRGVVTAASYEARRYGIHAGMPLSQAHRLCPNCLFVPGHWERYGEASKMFMAVLADFSPFLEPGGLDEAWLDVTGFESLHGSLAGMGTKIRQRIRDEIGIAASIGIAGSKIAAKVASKTAKPDGLVEVPPGGEAAFMAPLPIGRMPGVGEKTEKALNALGIRTLGELAKMPPDCLAGRFGAYGAMLKLHAQGIDRSRVQPPAEARSISAERTFDADSRDRQLLEATLRYLSEQTGARLRRYGQKASVVHIRVRWADFSVITRQRTLGFGTDSNEVIFGEALNLLGAALAGSRQPVRLLGVGLAKLSGGEGQMPLDDGGAARLSSIDRALDRIRKKYGFGAIQTGRTLALGRRAEPPAAGDS
- the recA gene encoding recombinase RecA, which codes for MDLEKQRALEAAVGLIEKQFGKGAIMKLSEAASTVAVEVIPTGSLSLDLALGVGGIPRGRVTEIFGPEGSGKTTLAQHIIAQCQRQGGKAFYIDVEHAFDPKYAKTCGINLDELYIAQPDTGEEALDICEKLVRSGGADLVVIDSVAALVPKAELEGDMGDSHVGLQARLMSQALRKLTASIGNTGTAVIFINQLREKVGIVFGNPEVTPGGRALKFYSSVRLDVRRVETLKSGNSAIGTHVKVKVVKNKVAPPFRSAEFDILFDSGISREGNLIDLGVESGVIKKSGAFFSYGDVRLGQGREAVRTFLAAHPETADAVESDVRAAASANASFIDTE
- a CDS encoding regulatory protein RecX; protein product: MPDFRRAGKIVRAEAESAASPGLSPAEACYQAALKLLAYRARSEAEMRQRLSRRGFSETEIEAVMNRLKAAGLVDDGAFARAWSEHRASGSPRSAYMVKRELLSRGVDPETAGNALADADDAGAAYRAALPRLSRLKALPANEGRRKLADFLRRRGFGWAVIETTLSRLEEEGLTSRVDTI
- the rny gene encoding ribonuclease Y, whose translation is MNEFANPLTVLFAFLIGTAAGSVFIYLSRQLVYSRKLRVAQRKAAHTVAEAQTEAKSIVQSAREEAEKMRMANENELRERRTELAKQENRVTQKVETLERKLENLDTRERDLLKKEKSIDEEMEKVEALRGQEQLKLEEVAGLTTQQAKDQLIEMVESEMQVETARRIRQWEQRIKEEADEKARNIIIHAIQRTASDIVAETTVSVVPIPSDEMKGRLIGREGRNIRALEQATGVDLIIDDTPEAVTISSFDPVRREIARLVLSKLVLDGRIHPARIEEVVAKAKEEVDAAIQSAGEQAAYAAGVHGLRPELIKIMGRLKYRTSYGQNVLQHSVEVAQLAGMMAADLGINVNVARRAGFLHDIGKAVDREVEGTHAAIGADLVKQWDKNPDVVRGVAEHHFDQTETSIWGFLVSAADAISSARPGARRESLENYIKRLKALEEIANSFKGVDRSYAIQAGREVRILVKPEEVDDLGSMRLARDIVKKIEEGLEYPGQIKVTVLRETRATDYAR
- a CDS encoding methylated-DNA--[protein]-cysteine S-methyltransferase, which codes for MKPSSHHRKYGLVETGAGWVGIEVSEKGVKRLTLPANDRQAALAELGVEEKDLTLESGGAGLADRLKHFFMGEPVVFKEGLDLTGATEFQQQVYHAACRIPFGETRSYGELAEEIGKPGAARAVGQALGANPLPILIPCHRVVAKGGGLGGFTGGVETKQKLLDMEKKGKK
- a CDS encoding HPF/RaiA family ribosome-associated protein, whose amino-acid sequence is METIITAKNLTLDEAARKQIERKFSKIGRHLPQARELRLDLFEESTKAAKDRFVARGFLDVLGPVMTSECRAANLITAVDQLVGVMERQAQDFKNKNQGFDRESQRFAPAGHPGTRPQPPPAASGVAVDAERVRPEPMTVARAIDSINDTKDDFLLFRNPGGGVSLLLRREEGGLKLIEIETG
- a CDS encoding ComF family protein, encoding MFGRLLGSRDRLLDVFFPRYCLGCGREGAYFCARCRETLPFQAPPFCPACGKSLDHHPDCDLLAPELRELRSVFRFEGPLKKAVHQLKYNNLRDITGVLGAFMADFLKSNSITGDALVPVPLHRSRLRERGYNQSELLALAVHRLTGLPVFVDALKKIRPTPPQADSASVEERRGAVVGAFRCYNTLKGRRVILIDDVATSGATLSACAAAAAAAGAAEVRALTLAREI
- a CDS encoding muconolactone Delta-isomerase family protein, with protein sequence MKYLVTGHQVIPGAGHSDQVNYLRAAKAWVKRHQDDGVLEAAFSFSDGGGMFIMNAASHADLMRLMLTFPLAPMTQWQVKPLMDFEESSDIIIETLKPFS